A single region of the Streptomyces sp. NBC_01381 genome encodes:
- a CDS encoding nuclear transport factor 2 family protein, with protein MNTQPTASETDPVAVLTAMYEAESRYLAAGGPGEASFEPLAPYFAHDVVLHQADALPYGGTWRGHEGMVRFFLAMAEAWESFEIGEQEFFATGDTVFVRSEVHARARATGRELAFPVLQSIAVRDGRIAEVWPFYWDTAAIAAAMGRF; from the coding sequence ATGAACACCCAGCCGACAGCGTCCGAAACCGACCCGGTGGCCGTCCTCACCGCCATGTACGAGGCGGAGTCCCGCTACCTGGCCGCCGGTGGCCCCGGCGAGGCCTCCTTCGAGCCGCTCGCCCCGTACTTCGCGCACGACGTCGTCCTGCATCAGGCGGACGCCCTCCCGTACGGCGGCACCTGGCGCGGCCACGAAGGGATGGTGCGGTTCTTCCTCGCCATGGCCGAGGCGTGGGAGTCCTTCGAGATCGGCGAGCAGGAGTTCTTCGCCACGGGTGACACGGTCTTCGTCCGCAGCGAGGTCCACGCGCGGGCCCGCGCCACGGGACGCGAACTCGCCTTCCCCGTACTGCAGTCGATCGCGGTGCGGGACGGGCGGATCGCCGAGGTGTGGCCGTTCTACTGGGACACGGCGGCGATCGCGGCGGCGATGGGACGGTTCTAG
- the glgP gene encoding alpha-glucan family phosphorylase, whose product MKAIRRFTVRPALPDPLSPLAELARNLRWSWHTPTRELFEAVDPELWAASGGDPVRLLGGVPPARLARLAHDEPFLRRLAEASDGLREYLTGDRWYQQQAAECGGELPRGVGYFSPEFGITAALPQYSGGLGILAGDHLKAASDLGVPLIGVGLLYRHGYFHQSLSRDGWQQETYPVLDPNELPLTLLREADGRPCQVAIALPGGRSLRAHVWQACVGRVPLLMLDSDVEENDPGAREVTDRLYGGGSEHRLLQEMLLGIGGVRAIRTYCRLTGHAEPEVFHTNEGHAGFLGLERIHELAEQGVEFDTSLEAVRAGTVFTTHTPVPAGIDRFDRELVARHFGPDAELPRIDVERILRLGMETYPGGEPNLFNMAVMGLRLGRCANGVSTLHGKVSREMFAGLWPGFDADEVPISSVTNGVHAPTWVAPEVFRLGARQIGAQRTEDALSVGGSERWDAVAEIQDSDIWALRRELRGQLVTEVRRRLYASWRGRGAASAELGWIDDVLDPDVLTIGFARRVPSYKRLTLMLRDRDRLMDLLTHEERPIQIVVAGKAHPADDGGKRLIQELVRFTDDPRVRHRVVFLPDYGMAMAQKLYPGCDVWLNNPLRPLEACGTSGMKAALNGCLNLSVLDGWWDEWFEPDFGWAIPTADGSATDDDRRDDLEAAALYDLLERRIAPRFYEQGPGGLPDRWIEMVRRTLTRLGPKVLAGRMVRDYVEGLYVPAARAHRALDVAAAGELASWKARVRGAWPRVAVDHVEASAFGATAELGSTLALRVRVRLGELTPDDVEVQAIAGRVDPQDHIADPASVPLKPVGAPTPEGSRLYEGPLTLDHAGPFGYTVRVLPSHRLLASGAELGLVAVPAEGMGEGAGVLMR is encoded by the coding sequence ATGAAGGCCATCCGTCGATTCACCGTACGTCCCGCCCTTCCCGACCCCCTGTCCCCGCTCGCCGAGCTCGCGCGCAACCTCCGCTGGTCCTGGCACACACCCACCCGTGAGCTCTTCGAGGCCGTCGACCCCGAGCTGTGGGCCGCGTCCGGCGGCGACCCCGTGCGGCTGCTCGGCGGCGTGCCGCCCGCGCGGCTCGCCCGGCTCGCCCATGACGAGCCGTTCCTGCGGCGCCTCGCGGAGGCCTCCGACGGGCTGCGGGAGTACCTCACCGGGGACCGCTGGTACCAGCAGCAGGCCGCCGAGTGCGGTGGTGAACTCCCGCGCGGCGTCGGCTACTTCTCGCCCGAGTTCGGCATCACGGCCGCCCTGCCGCAGTACTCGGGCGGCCTCGGCATCCTCGCCGGCGACCACCTCAAGGCGGCCAGCGACCTGGGGGTCCCGCTCATCGGGGTCGGGCTGCTCTACCGGCACGGCTACTTCCACCAGTCCCTGTCCCGCGACGGCTGGCAGCAGGAGACCTACCCCGTGCTCGACCCGAACGAGCTGCCGCTGACCCTCCTGCGCGAGGCGGACGGCCGCCCCTGCCAGGTCGCGATCGCCCTTCCCGGCGGCCGCTCGCTGCGCGCCCACGTCTGGCAGGCGTGCGTCGGGCGCGTACCGCTCCTGATGCTCGACTCGGACGTCGAGGAGAACGACCCCGGCGCCCGCGAGGTGACCGACCGGCTCTACGGCGGCGGCAGCGAACACCGGCTGCTCCAGGAGATGCTGCTCGGCATCGGCGGAGTGCGCGCCATACGGACGTACTGCCGTCTCACCGGGCACGCGGAGCCCGAGGTCTTCCACACCAACGAAGGGCACGCGGGCTTCCTCGGCCTGGAGCGGATCCATGAACTGGCCGAGCAGGGCGTGGAGTTCGACACCTCGCTCGAAGCGGTCAGGGCGGGCACGGTCTTCACCACCCACACGCCGGTCCCCGCCGGGATCGACCGCTTCGACCGCGAACTGGTCGCCCGGCACTTCGGCCCGGACGCCGAGCTGCCCCGCATCGACGTCGAGCGGATACTGCGGCTCGGCATGGAAACGTATCCGGGCGGCGAGCCCAACCTCTTCAACATGGCCGTGATGGGCCTGCGCCTCGGACGGTGCGCCAACGGCGTCTCCACCCTGCACGGCAAGGTGAGCCGCGAGATGTTCGCGGGCCTGTGGCCGGGATTCGACGCCGACGAGGTCCCGATCTCCTCCGTCACCAACGGCGTGCACGCCCCGACCTGGGTCGCCCCCGAGGTCTTCCGGCTCGGCGCACGCCAGATCGGCGCCCAGCGGACGGAGGACGCCCTGTCGGTGGGCGGCTCGGAGCGCTGGGACGCCGTCGCCGAGATCCAGGACTCCGACATCTGGGCGCTCCGGCGTGAGCTGCGCGGGCAGTTGGTGACGGAGGTCAGGCGGCGGCTGTACGCCTCGTGGCGCGGCCGTGGCGCGGCCAGCGCCGAACTGGGCTGGATCGACGACGTACTGGACCCCGACGTCCTGACGATCGGCTTCGCGCGCCGCGTCCCTTCGTACAAACGCCTGACCCTGATGCTGCGGGACCGCGACCGACTGATGGATCTGCTCACCCACGAGGAGCGGCCGATCCAGATCGTCGTGGCCGGAAAGGCGCATCCGGCGGACGACGGCGGCAAACGCCTCATCCAGGAGCTGGTGCGCTTCACGGACGACCCGCGGGTGCGCCACCGCGTCGTCTTCCTGCCGGACTACGGCATGGCGATGGCCCAGAAGCTGTATCCCGGCTGCGACGTCTGGCTGAACAATCCGCTCCGCCCGCTGGAGGCGTGCGGCACGAGCGGCATGAAGGCTGCCCTGAACGGCTGCCTCAACCTCTCGGTCCTGGACGGCTGGTGGGACGAATGGTTCGAGCCGGACTTCGGCTGGGCGATTCCCACGGCGGACGGTTCGGCGACGGACGACGACCGGCGGGACGATCTGGAGGCGGCGGCGCTGTACGACCTGCTGGAGCGCCGGATCGCGCCCCGCTTCTACGAGCAGGGTCCCGGCGGTCTCCCCGACCGCTGGATCGAGATGGTCCGCCGGACGCTGACGCGGCTCGGCCCGAAGGTCCTCGCCGGGCGGATGGTCCGTGACTACGTGGAGGGTCTCTACGTCCCCGCCGCGCGGGCGCATCGGGCGCTGGACGTGGCCGCGGCGGGGGAGTTGGCCTCCTGGAAGGCCCGGGTGCGGGGGGCGTGGCCGCGGGTCGCCGTCGACCATGTCGAGGCGTCCGCCTTCGGGGCGACGGCCGAGCTGGGCTCGACGCTCGCGCTGCGGGTCCGGGTGCGGCTCGGGGAGCTGACGCCGGACGACGTGGAGGTGCAGGCGATCGCGGGGCGGGTCGATCCGCAGGACCACATCGCGGATCCGGCTTCGGTGCCGCTGAAGCCGGTGGGCGCCCCCACCCCGGAGGGCAGCCGCCTCTACGAGGGCCCCCTGACCCTCGACCACGCGGGCCCCTTCGGCTATACGGTCCGCGTCCTGCCGTCCCATCGGCTCCTGGCCAGCGGGGCGGAGCTGGGTCTGGTGGCGGTGCCTGCGGAGGGCATGGGGGAGGGAGCTGGGGTGCTGATGCGGTGA
- a CDS encoding alpha-1,4-glucan--maltose-1-phosphate maltosyltransferase yields the protein MPSTRPPAKASAKAPKKVPKSREDPAAQQDPVPQEDAPPGRIPVLDIAPQVHGGRRPAKAVVGETFQVTATVFREGHEAVAANAVLRDPEGRAGPWTPMRELAPGTDRWGADVTPDAPGNWTFRVEAWGDPVTQWRHHAQIKIPAGIDTELVLEEGARLHERAAAGAPISKGRRATLCTAAEALRDTERPVAARLAAALTPEVDAVLARYPLRELVTESEPLPLLVERERALFGSWYEFFPRSEGAVVREGEPPVSGTFRTAAERLPAIADMGFDVVYLPPIHPIGTTFRKGPNNSLSPGPHDVGVPWAIGSPEGGHDAVHPDLGTLDDFDAFVRRAAGLGLEVALDFALQCSPDHPWVEKHPEWFAHRADGTIAYAENPPKKYQDIYPLAFDRDMPGLVAETVRLLRFWMDHGVRIFRVDNPHTKPVLFWDEVLIDIRRTDPDVIFLAEAFTRPAMLRTLAAIGFQQSYTYFTWRNEKGELTDYLRELSGETAHYLRPNFFVNTPDILHAYLQDGGRPAFEVRAVLAATLSPTWGVYSGYELCENAPLRADSEEYLNSEKYQLRPRDWQSVARSGSTIAPLISTLNRVRRANPALRQLRDLHFHSADQEAVIAYSKTVRDPDDPDGSNTVLVVANLDPHHTQEATVSLDMPELGLDWHETVPVRDELTGETYHWGRTNYVRLGPGGAHVLLVGRGSGGCPPGEHSRVLRPSSPLIGGSPTP from the coding sequence ATGCCCTCAACCCGCCCGCCTGCGAAGGCTTCGGCCAAGGCCCCCAAGAAGGTGCCCAAGAGCCGGGAGGACCCGGCGGCACAGCAGGACCCGGTCCCACAGGAGGACGCGCCGCCCGGCCGCATACCGGTGCTCGACATCGCGCCGCAGGTGCACGGCGGGCGCAGGCCCGCCAAGGCCGTGGTCGGTGAGACCTTCCAGGTCACCGCCACCGTATTCCGCGAAGGGCACGAGGCGGTCGCCGCCAATGCCGTGCTGCGCGACCCCGAGGGGCGCGCGGGCCCCTGGACGCCGATGCGCGAGCTGGCCCCCGGCACCGACCGGTGGGGCGCGGACGTCACACCGGACGCGCCCGGGAACTGGACGTTTCGCGTCGAGGCGTGGGGCGACCCCGTCACGCAGTGGCGGCACCACGCGCAGATCAAGATACCGGCGGGCATCGACACCGAACTCGTCCTGGAGGAAGGCGCACGCCTCCACGAACGCGCCGCCGCCGGAGCCCCAATCAGCAAGGGCCGCCGCGCCACCCTGTGCACCGCCGCCGAGGCCCTGCGCGACACCGAACGCCCCGTCGCGGCCCGGCTCGCCGCCGCACTGACCCCGGAGGTCGACGCGGTCCTCGCCCGGTATCCGCTCCGTGAGCTCGTCACGGAGTCGGAGCCGCTGCCACTGCTCGTGGAGCGGGAGCGGGCACTCTTCGGTTCTTGGTACGAGTTCTTCCCTCGGTCGGAAGGTGCCGTCGTGCGCGAGGGCGAGCCCCCGGTCTCGGGGACCTTCCGCACAGCGGCCGAGCGGCTGCCCGCGATCGCCGATATGGGCTTCGACGTCGTCTATCTGCCGCCGATCCATCCCATCGGGACCACCTTCCGCAAAGGGCCCAACAACTCCCTCTCCCCCGGCCCGCACGACGTCGGCGTGCCCTGGGCCATCGGCTCCCCGGAGGGCGGCCACGACGCGGTCCACCCCGACCTCGGCACGCTCGACGACTTCGACGCCTTCGTACGCCGGGCCGCCGGCCTGGGGCTCGAAGTCGCCCTGGATTTCGCGCTGCAGTGTTCCCCCGACCACCCCTGGGTGGAGAAGCACCCGGAGTGGTTCGCGCACCGCGCCGACGGCACCATCGCGTACGCCGAGAACCCGCCGAAGAAGTACCAGGACATCTATCCCCTCGCCTTCGACCGCGACATGCCGGGGCTGGTCGCCGAGACCGTACGTCTGCTGCGGTTCTGGATGGACCACGGCGTGCGTATCTTCCGCGTCGACAATCCGCACACCAAGCCCGTCCTCTTCTGGGACGAGGTGCTCATCGACATCAGGCGAACCGACCCGGACGTCATCTTCCTGGCGGAGGCGTTCACGCGCCCCGCGATGCTGCGCACCCTCGCGGCGATCGGCTTCCAGCAGTCGTACACGTACTTCACCTGGCGCAACGAGAAGGGTGAACTGACCGACTACCTAAGGGAGTTGTCGGGCGAGACCGCGCATTACCTGCGGCCGAACTTCTTCGTCAACACCCCCGACATCCTGCACGCCTACCTCCAGGACGGCGGCCGCCCCGCCTTCGAGGTGCGCGCCGTGCTCGCCGCAACCCTCTCGCCGACGTGGGGCGTCTACAGCGGATACGAACTGTGCGAGAACGCCCCATTACGGGCCGACAGCGAGGAGTATCTGAACTCGGAGAAGTACCAACTGCGGCCGCGGGACTGGCAGTCGGTGGCACGTTCCGGCTCCACCATCGCACCCCTCATCAGCACGCTGAACCGCGTACGGCGCGCCAACCCCGCCCTGCGCCAACTGCGTGACCTGCACTTCCACTCCGCCGATCAGGAGGCGGTGATCGCGTACTCGAAGACGGTCAGGGACCCTGACGACCCGGACGGATCGAACACGGTTCTGGTGGTCGCCAACCTCGACCCCCACCACACCCAGGAGGCGACGGTCTCGTTGGACATGCCGGAACTCGGCCTCGACTGGCACGAGACCGTGCCGGTGCGCGACGAGCTCACCGGCGAGACCTACCACTGGGGCAGGACCAACTATGTGCGTCTTGGCCCGGGCGGCGCGCACGTGTTGCTTGTCGGCCGGGGGTCCGGGGGTTGTCCCCCGGGAGAGCACAGCAGGGTCCTGCGACCGTCCTCACCGTTGATCGGAGGGTCACCCACACCATGA
- a CDS encoding DUF4246 domain-containing protein, which produces MTGLSAFPLPFQASRSLSFATPRTLRELQMMECSAHIRAKPGWFEKMNDADILARWTQEAVAQGLTEAQVRYVLAELAYYAALRDGQTGIEVSAVDGVWQSDTLVDDELGSRLREAVRVLEEVPEDEKDWHPGSEGQVLDLVHPSLFCLVNEASGAPERAWRNPTNRHSQHEFSEKFQWLPTDVDVSDDGDVAFRSYVNNVHPETHRELASALPDLFARLRPLFENVLTDLRHPRPLRIEADPYGWYDSEPEYPDRSSFSDDEAHDKAVSAYEEAQDDWWENRSPVIPDAPAFTPPELPDDFARFDLRGRSLQVIVKLATIHLTPDKPEYAGGSWHVEGMLNERIVSTGIYYWDSENITESRLSFRAALDDPNYEQNDDNGVREVYGLENEDALNQKLGSASTPAGRCLAFPNILQHRVGSFRLTDATRPGHRKILAFFLIDPSEKIVSTSDVPPQQPWSETSTMTLEQAKSYREQLMQERKFFVDEHNEQLYEREFSLCEH; this is translated from the coding sequence TTGACTGGCCTGTCTGCTTTCCCGCTGCCGTTTCAAGCGTCCCGTTCCCTATCGTTCGCGACACCCCGGACACTGCGGGAACTTCAGATGATGGAGTGCAGCGCCCATATCCGGGCGAAGCCGGGGTGGTTCGAGAAGATGAACGACGCCGACATCCTCGCCAGGTGGACGCAAGAAGCGGTCGCCCAGGGCCTCACCGAGGCGCAGGTTCGTTACGTGCTTGCCGAACTCGCGTATTACGCCGCATTGCGCGACGGACAGACCGGTATAGAGGTGTCCGCCGTCGACGGGGTGTGGCAGTCGGACACCCTGGTCGACGACGAGCTCGGATCCCGGCTGCGCGAGGCGGTCCGGGTTCTGGAAGAGGTCCCCGAAGACGAAAAGGACTGGCACCCCGGATCCGAAGGACAGGTGCTGGATCTGGTGCATCCCTCACTGTTCTGCCTGGTGAACGAGGCGAGCGGAGCGCCCGAGCGGGCTTGGCGGAACCCGACGAACCGCCATTCGCAGCATGAATTCTCCGAGAAATTCCAGTGGCTTCCCACGGACGTCGACGTCAGTGACGACGGCGATGTCGCCTTCCGTTCGTACGTCAACAACGTCCACCCCGAGACGCATCGTGAACTGGCGTCCGCCCTCCCGGACTTGTTCGCACGGCTGCGTCCGCTGTTCGAGAACGTACTCACTGATCTGCGCCATCCGCGGCCCCTGCGGATCGAGGCCGATCCTTACGGGTGGTACGACTCGGAGCCGGAGTACCCGGACAGGTCTTCCTTCAGTGATGACGAGGCCCACGACAAGGCCGTCAGTGCCTACGAAGAGGCCCAGGACGATTGGTGGGAGAACCGCAGCCCGGTCATCCCTGACGCCCCTGCCTTCACCCCGCCCGAGTTGCCCGACGACTTCGCCCGATTCGACCTGCGCGGCCGTAGTCTCCAGGTCATCGTCAAGCTCGCCACCATTCATCTCACTCCGGACAAGCCCGAGTACGCCGGCGGTTCCTGGCATGTCGAGGGGATGCTGAATGAGCGGATCGTCTCGACCGGCATTTACTACTGGGACAGCGAGAACATCACCGAAAGCCGGCTGAGTTTCCGGGCGGCACTCGACGACCCGAACTACGAACAGAACGACGACAATGGTGTGCGTGAGGTCTACGGCCTGGAGAACGAAGACGCACTGAACCAGAAGCTGGGATCGGCATCGACCCCGGCGGGCCGCTGCCTGGCGTTCCCGAACATCCTGCAACACCGCGTCGGCTCGTTCCGCCTCACGGACGCCACCCGTCCCGGGCATCGCAAAATTCTCGCGTTCTTCCTGATCGACCCGTCGGAAAAGATCGTCTCGACGTCCGATGTGCCACCGCAGCAGCCATGGTCCGAGACCTCGACCATGACGCTCGAACAGGCCAAGAGCTACCGCGAACAGCTCATGCAGGAACGCAAGTTCTTCGTCGACGAACACAACGAGCAGCTCTACGAGCGGGAGTTCTCCCTGTGTGAGCACTGA
- a CDS encoding S8 family peptidase, which translates to MTLSRTKRLRWAGAVTAATTAAVLSAITLPAHAAPAEAPLGQILGAGEPGSISGSYIVTLKGGTKAPSEAGKGIAEKYGAKISHTYSTALNGYAVKAGSKEAKRLAGDADVASVVQDSTVTLDHTQKNPPSWGLDRIDQNGLPLDKSYTWPESAGQGVTAYVIDTGIRSTHTDFGGRASSGWDFIDNDATAQDGNGHGTHVAATVAGGKYGVAKKANVVGVRVLDNAGSGTTAQVIAGIDWVTKHAKKPAVANLSLGGSANVQLDAAVRNSIASGVTYTVAAGNDGLPAFLSSPARVKEAVTVGATDVKDARASFSNWGAGLDLFAPGVGITSAWNTGDSATNTISGTSMAAPHVAGAAALYLADHAAAAPAEVSKALTDRAVPGKVTGGGLGSPNKLLQVNNP; encoded by the coding sequence ATGACTTTGTCGCGAACGAAGCGTCTGCGGTGGGCGGGAGCCGTCACCGCCGCCACCACGGCGGCGGTGCTTTCGGCCATCACGCTGCCCGCACACGCAGCTCCGGCCGAGGCCCCGCTGGGGCAGATACTCGGCGCCGGGGAGCCCGGTTCCATCAGCGGCAGTTACATCGTCACACTCAAGGGAGGGACAAAGGCCCCGTCTGAGGCGGGCAAGGGCATAGCAGAGAAATACGGCGCGAAAATAAGCCACACCTACAGCACGGCGCTCAACGGCTATGCGGTGAAGGCGGGTTCGAAGGAGGCCAAACGGCTCGCGGGAGACGCGGACGTCGCCTCCGTCGTCCAGGACAGCACGGTGACCCTGGACCACACCCAGAAGAATCCGCCGTCCTGGGGCCTGGACCGGATCGACCAGAACGGCCTTCCGCTCGACAAGTCCTACACCTGGCCCGAATCCGCGGGTCAGGGCGTGACGGCGTACGTCATCGACACCGGAATCCGCAGCACGCACACGGACTTCGGCGGGCGTGCGAGCAGCGGCTGGGACTTCATCGACAACGACGCCACCGCGCAGGACGGCAACGGCCACGGCACGCATGTCGCCGCGACCGTCGCGGGCGGGAAGTACGGCGTGGCCAAGAAGGCGAACGTCGTGGGCGTGCGCGTCCTCGACAACGCGGGCTCGGGGACGACCGCACAGGTCATCGCCGGCATCGACTGGGTGACCAAGCACGCCAAGAAGCCTGCCGTCGCCAACCTGAGCCTCGGTGGCTCGGCCAACGTCCAGTTGGACGCCGCCGTGCGCAACTCGATCGCGTCCGGGGTCACTTACACGGTCGCGGCGGGGAACGACGGGCTTCCCGCGTTCCTGTCCTCGCCGGCCCGAGTGAAGGAAGCGGTCACCGTCGGCGCGACCGACGTCAAGGACGCCAGGGCAAGCTTCTCCAACTGGGGTGCCGGCCTTGACCTGTTCGCACCGGGCGTGGGCATCACGTCGGCGTGGAACACGGGCGACAGCGCCACGAACACCATCTCCGGTACGTCGATGGCCGCGCCGCACGTGGCGGGCGCGGCGGCGCTGTACCTCGCCGACCACGCGGCGGCCGCACCGGCCGAGGTGAGCAAGGCGCTCACCGACCGCGCGGTCCCGGGCAAGGTGACCGGCGGCGGCCTCGGCTCCCCGAACAAGCTCCTGCAGGTCAACAACCCGTAG
- the treS gene encoding maltose alpha-D-glucosyltransferase, giving the protein MIINEPVQDTFEDTPAKDRDPEWFKRAVFYEVLVRSFQDSNGDGIGDLKGITAKLDYLQWLGVDCLWLPPFFKSPLRDGGYDVSDYTAVLPEFGDLADFVEFVDCAHQRGMRVIIDFVMNHTSDQHPWFQASRSDPDGPYGDYYVWADDDKQYRDARIIFVDTEASNWTFDPVRKQYYWHRFFSHQPDLNYENPAVQEEIISALRFWLDLGIDGFRLDAVPYLFAEEGTNCENLPRSHRLLKRVRAEIDAHYPDTVLLAEANQWPEDVVDYFGDYTAGGDECHMAFHFPVMPRIFMAVRRESRYPVSEILAKTPAIPSGCQWGVFLRNHDELTLEMVTDEERDYMYAEYAKDPRMRANIGIRRRLAPLLDNDRNQIELFTALLLSLPGSPILYYGDEIGMGDNIWLGDRDAVRTPMQWTPDRNAGFSSCDPGRLYLPTIMDPVYGYQVTNVEASMSSPASLLHWTRRMIEIRKQNPAFGLGSYTELPSSNPAVIAFLREYKDDLVLCVHNFSRFAQPTELDLQSFNGRHPVELIGGVRFPAIGELPYLLTLAGHGFYWFRLRKDPA; this is encoded by the coding sequence ATGATCATCAATGAGCCCGTCCAGGACACCTTCGAGGACACACCCGCGAAGGACCGCGACCCCGAGTGGTTCAAACGCGCCGTGTTCTACGAGGTCCTGGTCCGTTCCTTCCAGGACAGCAACGGCGACGGCATCGGCGACCTCAAGGGCATCACCGCCAAACTGGACTATCTGCAGTGGCTCGGCGTGGACTGCCTGTGGCTCCCGCCGTTCTTCAAGTCCCCGCTGCGCGACGGCGGTTACGACGTCTCCGACTACACCGCCGTGCTCCCCGAGTTCGGCGACCTGGCCGACTTCGTGGAGTTCGTGGACTGCGCGCACCAGCGCGGCATGCGCGTGATCATCGACTTCGTCATGAACCACACCAGCGACCAGCACCCCTGGTTCCAGGCCTCCAGGAGCGACCCCGACGGACCCTACGGCGACTACTACGTCTGGGCCGACGACGACAAGCAGTACCGCGACGCCCGCATCATCTTCGTCGACACCGAAGCCTCCAACTGGACCTTCGACCCGGTGCGCAAGCAGTACTACTGGCACCGCTTCTTCTCCCACCAGCCCGACCTCAACTACGAGAACCCGGCCGTCCAGGAAGAGATCATCTCCGCCCTGCGGTTCTGGCTCGACCTGGGCATCGACGGTTTCCGCCTGGACGCCGTGCCCTACCTCTTCGCCGAAGAGGGCACCAACTGCGAAAACCTCCCCCGCTCACACCGACTCCTCAAACGCGTACGCGCCGAAATCGACGCCCACTACCCCGACACCGTGCTGCTCGCCGAGGCCAACCAGTGGCCCGAAGACGTCGTCGACTACTTCGGCGACTACACCGCCGGTGGCGACGAATGCCACATGGCCTTCCACTTCCCCGTCATGCCCCGCATCTTCATGGCCGTCCGCCGCGAATCGCGTTACCCGGTCTCCGAAATCCTCGCCAAGACCCCCGCCATCCCCTCCGGCTGCCAGTGGGGCGTCTTCCTGCGCAACCACGACGAGCTCACCCTCGAAATGGTCACCGACGAAGAACGCGACTACATGTACGCGGAATACGCCAAAGACCCGCGCATGCGCGCCAACATCGGCATCCGCCGCCGCCTGGCCCCCCTGCTGGACAACGACCGCAACCAGATCGAACTCTTCACCGCCCTGCTCCTCTCGCTGCCCGGATCACCGATCCTCTACTACGGCGACGAGATCGGCATGGGCGACAACATCTGGCTCGGCGACCGCGACGCGGTGCGCACCCCCATGCAGTGGACCCCCGACCGCAACGCCGGCTTCTCCTCCTGCGACCCCGGACGGCTCTACCTGCCCACCATCATGGATCCGGTCTACGGCTACCAGGTCACCAACGTCGAGGCGTCCATGTCCTCCCCGGCCTCGCTGCTGCACTGGACCCGCCGGATGATCGAGATCCGCAAACAGAACCCCGCCTTCGGCCTCGGCTCGTACACCGAACTGCCGTCGTCCAACCCGGCCGTGATCGCGTTCCTGCGCGAGTACAAGGACGACCTGGTGCTGTGCGTGCACAACTTCTCCCGCTTCGCCCAGCCCACCGAACTCGATCTGCAGTCCTTCAACGGCCGCCACCCGGTCGAACTCATCGGCGGGGTGCGCTTCCCGGCCATCGGCGAGCTGCCCTACCTGCTGACACTGGCGGGACACGGCTTCTACTGGTTCCGGCTGCGCAAGGACCCGGCGTAG